CGTTGGCATAGAGCGTGTACTCGGGATCGAAGCCGATAATCGAGTGGCGCGCCATGTGGCTATCTTCACCCAGAGACTCAAGCATGTAACAGGTATCAAACCAACGCTCGATTTTCTGAAACAGGGCAAAGAAGTCGCAGTCCGCCGCCAAGGTTACATAGTGAGGTTTGCGCGGCAGCGTAAAAGGCTGCGGGCCTGATGAGGCATGTGTATTGGCAGTGGTCATGATGCATCATTCCGTGAAGAAGGGCTTGAAGAGGGTAAGGTGGTCAGCGCGCGGGAACCCCGTGAAACCGTAGCGATGCCCACACCCAGGGTTTCGGCAATTTTGCGGTGGGGCACGCCTTCACGCAGCAGCTTAAAAATTTGTAGGCGTTTACTGATTTCTTGGTACTCTGCTGGCGTTAGCAGGCTCGCCAGCGCTCGATCCATTGCTTCAGGTGAATCAATGGAGAGTAGGTGGTCGATTAGCTCAGCCTGATAGTGGCCGTTTGAAGGCATAGTTCGCTACCGAGTAATTATTGATGTACTAACGTACTAGTACGCTACCTGATTGCTCTGGGATGTCAAGCAGCGCCTGTCATTTTAAGGAAACCCGATGACCAGTTATTTCATTCAAGCCTTTATCTATCTTGTTGCCGCGGTGATCGCGGTACCTCTTGCCAAGCGTTTTGGCCTGGGGTCGGTACTGGGATACTTGGTCGCCGGGGTAGTGATTGGCCCGATCCTGGGGCTGGTAGGGCAGGAGACCACCACCATTCAGCACTTTGCCGAGTTTGGCGTGGTGATGATGCTGTTTTTGGTCGGCATGGAGCTTGATCCCAAGGGGCTGTGGGCCATGCGGGTTCGGCTGATTGGTCTGGGTGGGCTTCAGGTTGTGCTAACCGCCGCTGCTGGCACCGCTATTGCCTGGTGGCTGGGGCTTGTGTGGCAAACCGCCCTGGCGGTGGGGCTGATTTTTGCGCTCTCCTCCACGGCGATTGTGCTGCAAACACTCAATGAAAAGGGGCTCGCCAAAACGGAGGGTGGTCGCAGCGCTTTCTCTGTGTTGCTGTTTCAGGATATTGCGGTGATCCCCATGCTGGCGCTGATCCCGCTGCTGGCGCTGCCTGAGTTGATGGGGGCGGGCGGTGATGATGGCCACGCCAGCTTAAGCCTGGTAGCGCACTTGCCCGGCTGGGCGCACGCCTTAGTGGTCGTCGCAGCGATCGCAAGCGTTATTGCCGCTGGCTACTATTTGATGCCGCTGTTGTTTCGCTATGTGATTGGCTCTGGCCTGCGTGAAGTATTTACCGCCACCGCGTTGATGCTGGTGATTGGCATTGCCGCTCTGATGAGTGTGGTTAATTTATCTCCCGCCCTGGGCGCTTTTCTGGCGGGGGTGGTGCTCGCCAACAGTGAATTTAAGCACGAGCTGGAAGCCAATATTGAGCCCTTCAAAGGGCTACTCCTGGGGCTGTTCTTTATTACCGTAGGGGCGGG
This Vreelandella neptunia DNA region includes the following protein-coding sequences:
- a CDS encoding Trp family transcriptional regulator — encoded protein: MPSNGHYQAELIDHLLSIDSPEAMDRALASLLTPAEYQEISKRLQIFKLLREGVPHRKIAETLGVGIATVSRGSRALTTLPSSSPSSRNDAS